GTTTTCTCCAAACTGTTTGATGCATGAGGCAATTATGAGTCACCAGCTCAGAATCACCATgacactgtgtgtttgtgtttgtgtttgtgtttgtgtgtgtgtgtgtgtgtgtgtgtttgtatgtgtgtgtgtgattaggATTAAGTGTGAGTCAAGTATTGTGTCGCTAAGGGCCACATTGTATCTCTGGAGAGGAAGTGCTGGTGCAGGTTTGTTTCAGAACCGTTTCCTCTTCGCCTCTGTTCGTGTAAGGGCCGCCTGCAGGTCCTCTCCGCTGTGTGTGGATAGCTTTAGAGAATGCCCGAGGGCTTTGTGCAACTCCTCAGGGGCGATCATGTCGAGGCGCAGCAGAGAGTCCACCAACTGCGAGCGAGCGTTGCCGATGAATGAGTGCGAAAGAAAAGGCGCAAGGCCCCCCCCATTTTTCGTGGTGTAGAGAGGGACTCTGACCATTCCCAGAACCTGGAGAGAGAAGAGTTGATGAGGAGCAGAGCATGAAGTAAATGGCTCAGTCATTCTGGAAGGAAAAGGACTCACACGTTACCTCCTGTCCGTGATCGGTTGCAGTGGATGCAGCCTCTTTCTCCACCTCCTTTATCTgttcctcctccatcttcttcaCGTAGAAGTGGGTTATAAGACGGGAGGTGGACGAATGGGAGGAAGCAGGGGCCTGGCAGCAGTCCACATGATCTTCTGCCAAAATAGGAAGAGCAACGCCCAACTCCTCCAACAATTCCCTGCTGAGCCCCGCCTCCAGGGTCTCCTCCGAAGGGGTAACATACCTGAGGTGTGGGACATGGGATGAGATTAGAAAGTCAATAAACAATGTCCACTGTGTTGTTCTCTAGAGACTCCTCGGAGCAGgtgtaaataaatcaaactgaTTGAAAGGTAATTCAATTTTAAAACCCCAAACACAAGTTGGTTGAGGAATCAAAAgggccctatcatgctcattttcaggttcatatttgtattttgtgcctctactgtgtcaAGTtcccatgttttaatgtttaaagaggtctttatttttctcgtactgcctgtgctacaatatcttttcaccctctgtctgaaaccagagcccagtctgctctgattgattagctggccagctctgttgtgatcggtcacCCGCTTAGAGACGTTCTGCCTCTTAGCCCATGACCTAAGATGTGTTGGAGTGCAAGCCAATAGAAGACTGAGTGTTTCACAGtgaacccccaaaagcataatatacCCCCTTAAAAAAATagtcacatttcaaaatatctcgcaaaacacaaaaacaaatcaaaatgtaaaaagggaCAGAGAGGGATTAAAACATATCGTTATGGATGACTTATCCTCTTGTACTATACATGCTATTTACTAGAGTCTAGCTTCTAGAGCAGATTTGTAAGTTTGTAGTGTCGCACAATGGTTACGGTAtggaattgtttttaaatgattaaggTAAGGAAAAGTCATCGATCACAACAGGTTCTGCAAGATCTTTAACAGTTTCAACAGTTACAGACACTACCACGTGTAAGCATAATGGTGCTTTAAACTTAAGGCACCATTATGTTATACCTgctaaacattagcatgctaacctgCAAATGTTTAGCAGGTATAACATTTACCGCGTTCACCATTCTggtttagcatgttagcatgctaatattcACCCTTATTAGCACTAAACACCCACAGCTGACACTAATGGGAATTGTACTAGTTTTAAGGTAATGTAGATTTGATATATACTTGCTGCTAACACAGTATAgtaatacaatttaaaagtaaaatactgtatatatacagtatattgagtAACAATGGGACGTGTTGCTTCTGACCATtctttgttcatattttctcaTAATTGTTGTTACATAATTTCAGTGTTGGCGAATCATGCCCAAAAATTTTGGAAGTGTAAATCACAGACACAAAGGCACAAGTGTTCCCTTTAAAGTTGAAGACCAATTAAGCAGGACATGTCTGgcagttaatgtttttttgttctttatagGGCAAGATAAAGCACCTTGCAGAAAACAAGGTTTCTTCATTGGAGTATTCCAGACAcaatgtgtgaatgtttgttcAGATTTATATCTTTTGACAGGGCTCATCTGTGAAGCAAACAAGAGATCTACAAAGCTGAGCTAAACATACCTGTGTGTGCAcataaaaggatgaaaaaaaagcagcacCAGGAAAGACTCACCCTCCAGGGAAACCCAGCAGACCGTCAAAGCGCATCTGCATCTGCAGTGGGAAGTGACAGAGGCTGttatacactcacacactgatgcatacacacacacatacagaggcagaggtgCTTTATCAAAAAACACCCCAGTTTGGAAAAACACGCAGGAGTACAAGCAGGGAGCTAAGTAATGCACTGCTGTAAAGGAGGGCAGCAGTAAAACATGTCTCAGCCACCTAAATAATGTCATGATCGGATTAAATGTATGTTACATGTATACTATATTCTTTTTAtgttgcagcacaaaggagttgctgGTCTAATGCTTCATTAATCTTTTGTGAATATTTGGTTTTTACCCCATTTCTATTCTTGAATAAACTGACCACCCCTGACAaagtgacatattttattttacctaacaattaaccttttttttttttttttttgccattttgattgttttgttctGCATACTTTCTAACGCAGGACGAGTCTGATTAACAAAGAGGTAAGGCTAGGACTATACCGTGCTCTAATCTTTAGTAATAATCTAAACTTTAAATATAACACTTATGGTTCCTTTACATATATTAATGAATGAGAAGAAAgctaactgtatttattaaaaaggcCTTGTGACCCAACCATGAAGCCCCTCGTGGGGATTGGGATCTCCAGGATGGGAACGGgtattttgagatattttaagTCACATAATCAAACTGATTGAGGCAGCGTAAGACCAGCAACACAGTGTTTCTGTTAATCAAAGTGACTGTTTTTCTAAGTGGAATCTGTTggttttaaagaggacatactgACTATGGATAATTGTGTCACATAACCCTAGATCCAACaatccaaactatcccttttAAACACCTGcatctgcacacagacacacccagaGTGCTTTTCCTCACCAGTATGATATGTCTGATTGGAATTCTCCCAAACAGCTGAGTTTTCGTGTCACAGTAGAGCATCACGTGACACGCATGCCTGCAGCCTGTGCATGCCAACGCCCCCGCCCTGGACAGCTGTCCACTCGCCATCTACAAgtttacacagaaacacagagcaaaATTACAGATACAGTTCAGTGCTCAATGATCGTTATGCACGGCTGTCCCCTTATGTGCTGCCAATGTGACATCATCCAagtacaaccccccccccccccccccccaggtacACCCTTTACATGCTTTCCATGCTTTACCCCTTTCCCCCCTCGTATGCTAACCTGACTGAAACTGGTTAGCTTGAAGGGCTGTAGGTTTATATGCAGAAAAGCTTATGGAATGCTATGCAGCAGAACCAGGAAGCTAACAGGAAGACCCTTgtgatttttattaaaacagctttggCTCTCTCTGCTGGTGTGGAGGGGGGCGACAGCTGGGGAATCCCTGGCCCTAACAGAACTTTTCACTTAGCATTAATGGAGCCTATAACATATCTCTACCAGCAATTCTTATTTTTGGTATGGCTCCAgtatatttccatatttatttattattctaaaGCTGAATATCTTATTAACTATAAGTTTAAAAATTGTGTTTATAGTCAGTGTGTAACTTATTCTTCGTCTCATAGACTTCGAAACAATTCTATATTTTCACAGAATGGCAATGACAATAATGCCTTTAGTTAAACAATTAATTGATccatatttatactttatacagatgttctttctttctcaatCTTTAGCACTCAAAATATGTGCTCTTATGAATGCGATTTCTGTTTATGTTGTGATATTTACCCAACAGATATGATCAAATATCGAGTAGCTGTAAATAGGAAATGGCAAGTGGACTTTTTTTCCATTCCATCTCTTCAAGATATTAGATTATGAAAAAGGCTAGAGATGCATGCTCTTTCTGTGATCCTTGTGAAACAACTGCACACCTATATATTACTGTTTGGAAACATGTTGTTAGTtcttatatgtttgttttatgatgTCTGCAGTGCAGTTCAGAAAACGAAACAAAACGGTGTAATATGTTGATATTTGAATCTCTTTAAAATCTTATGAGCCACACATATTACCTGTAGAAGAAACTCCTCTTTCCCAGGTAACACACTTCAACAAAGTGCTGTTTCATTCTTCAGTCAGCATTTTTGAGCCCAGTAGCTCTACTTCACTAAAAGCGTTTGGTGACGTAGTGAGGGCTGATTGGCGGAACAAGTCAGTGTAAATTGTAACGTCAGTGTGTTTAACCAATAGAAGGCGCCTGCCGCTTCGTGGCTACTGAATGTTTGGAGCGCAGCAGATCCGGACTATAGAATACAGGAACTGGATTTTACACGTTACTAAGCATAGTGTACCTCTATAAGAGGTATAACCTGGTCCACAGACAGTTACACTTTGTGCTGTGAGACTTGTTGAGAAGGACGAGGAACAACGACTGGACAAACCGGCTAGCTTGAAGGTAGATATCAACTAGCTACTAACAAAGGTGTTCAGCCTATACAGCCCATATGTTCAATTTAAAGTGTTAACCTGCTGTTTGGATACAACTATGGTGGGGTTTAggttagatttgttttttctagCTTAGCTTTCTAACACAAGTTCTACACAGGAAGCAacttaatgaaatgtattactGGGCTTACTGTATGGAGTATGTTTCGCcttaaaagtgctttaaaacTATGCATTAAACATGATCTTTTTGGTAGGCTAGTTTGTAGTAGACTACTTGAAGCCTTGGtgtagttttagtttttagCAGGTATGTTCAAAAAGAGTGTGCAGATTATTTACTGACTTAGGTTATGATATGttattctaaataaaatgttatcctCGCTATCAATTTACAAAATTGTTACCTGCTATGATTTTCAAATTGACTGAACATGTTTCCTATAAtcttctgtttgtttccatGACAGGTGAATCAAAATGGCCAACGCAATACCAGAGAAGATAAGGATGAATACTACACTATTAGAAAACTTGGCAGTAGTGGCAAAAGATACAGCACTGCTGAAGGGGGTTCTAATGAGGATCCAAGAGACCCCCAACTCATCAGAGGTAGGACATGAACACTTTTTAAGTTCACCTGCATGATGAGTATGAAGATAATGTTGTGCAGTAAACACTGGCTTTGAGATCTGAGCATTTAATGACCTGATTTGCATAATTCAAATCCTCTTTCATCAGCTGTCTCTCTTATGATGCTACATTAATCACATACCAGTTGTTATTGCTTGGTCATTATCATATAATTCGAGTAAGATGGGTAAGAGTAAGACAATGGAAACACCAGCGTCAGGGTTACAATAGCTGACCTTTGTCAGGGCTATAAAATCACTTACTACCAAATCACAATTTTGCAACACTTACCTATTACTACTGTTGCTTCGTCTCTGTCATATTGTAACTGTTGGCTTTTACCCTCAAATTTCTTTGCCATAACTAAAAGGTTGCAGGACCACAACGTTCAATACACAGAGAGAAATAGTTGTACGCAGTATGAGCCCTGTAATAAAGTAACTATTCAAGTAATATAGCCTATGCACAAAGGACATAGCCATAAAAACACTGGAACAAACTAGCAAACAGTTAATCTGCCAATGAAAGGACGCTGCAGCAGTTCTTCTACATACATACAACCGCaatagttatttttttactcaagcagctaaatatatataagtCCAATCAGTTCATAAGGTAAGCCACAGCTAGTAAGAGGACACGATTCCATTCATTACATTATAACATTATATGGTATTTAGCtaatgcttttatccaaagccactTGCATAACCACACTGCCATAGACCGGCCTACATGAGCAATGTAGGGTTGAGTTTCTTGCCCAAGACCCCCTGGACATGTTGATTGCAGATGGTGGGATCCAACTGCTGCACCCCTGATTTGCAAAAAAGATCGCACTAACCCCCTGAGCTACATTCCAGAGTGCTGTTAAGCCAGGGGTGTCAAAACAGGCGTAGTCAATGGGCAGAAATGTTAGGAATTTAGAGCACAGGATTTGGGACAGATCTTCATTAAGCCTGTGTTTGCAATCGCAGGGATTCATGATGAGcattcttttctgtttttacactttgttttccAGTCGGTGACGTACGCTCCATTCACACTCTTCCCCACACCGGTACCGGAGGCTGTGTTCTCCCAGGCGCTGGCGGTGCAAACTCACTTCAACACGCTGGTGGACAAGATCAGCCAGGATGCTGAATTCCTGCAGGAGGCTCTAGCCAGGTAGCATGTGATAACAATAAAGGGACTTCCTCTGAATCTGTGACaccttgatttgattttgatggATTGGATTCCAGGATTTTAACATGTTGACTTCCTTTGTTTACAGCACCATTGCAGTGGATGATTTCACGGCGAAGTTGTTCAAGATCCACCAACAAATCCTAAAAGAAGGAAGGTCTCAGGTGTGTGGATAATCTCCTCGTATTAACACCGgcttttatgattttttaagcgtaaatgcaatcccAAGAATTacaaagctaacgttaggaCTATAAACAAACCACATCCCTGTCagatgacttcacgtcaccaccgctaagctttGTTGTTCAGCATGATAACATTTATTGCTAATGCtaactaaaaagaaaatgcaatgaTTACAATATAaggacaggaaaaaaacaacaactaaagaGCTACATATCCTTAACAAATGAATTGATCCTCAAAAAATACCTACTATTTTTATCTCGGTCCTATATTAATCTGGATAGATTAAAGATTATCTGTTGTTTTGGGGTGCATTCCTTACCGACAAACgaggaatttgtttttttttatgaaacgATGGAGGATATTTAGAATGCATACATTTGATAGCATGATTACTAGATTATAAAGATAACCAGTGAGTGTGATCATCTCGCAGCATCAAGAATGCATAGAAactaatataaatgtaattgccaAACAAATAGCATTtagcatttgtttattttaatacaaaagcAATATGTGTTTTCAGCCTTTGTAATGGGTTTTCAGTTtcaaagattcaagattcaaagctttattgtcatatgaacagaagctacagtgtagatatagCAATGACAagcttaagtcccaggctcctaCAACAATGCAACGTGAacataaaaccaatacaaatagtgagagaaataacagaatagaaataaaatagtgcaagagaattttgcaaaatgtgcaagcaaatacaaataaaataaaaacagtaaaaaaagaaggcgatatacatgtaaatgtaaatagactatgatatatttatattgtgcagtaaaatgaaatTTGAACTAAGCCCTTAAGGTCACAATTTCTGCAATTTAACAAAAGCTATGGTGTGTTATACTCTGCATGTTTGCAAGGCAGTGATCATCAacatagtaaaacaaatacaaaaaactcAACCGGTTTGCATAAACTTACAATACAGGAAAGAGGCTGATCATTCAGTAGTCCTGTAAACGCCTGGATTGACGTTTTATAGAGCTTTTTTCATCCAAATGAAGTCATAAACTCTTTTATTAGTAGTTGGAAATGTAATTGGTTTAACTGTATGCATGTGCTAGGCAAGGGGAATGTAACTTTATTTCTCAGTTTTCAGTCTGTTAGCCTTTCAGGTGGCTTGACCACACTGGCCTGCTACTCAAAAAAAAATCAGGTCTGCTACTAATAATAACATGCTTATGATAGACGTGCGGATTGTTTCCTTAGTTAATGTAATAATGCATACttactaaaaaaacaactaatacaggggagaacaagtatttgatactctgccgattttgcaggtttttccactcacaaagcatgtagaggtctgtaatgtttatcataggtactcttcaactgtgagagacggaatctaaaacaaaaacccaCACAGAAAATCagattgtatgatttttaagtaactaatttgcattttactgcatgacacaagtatttgatacatcagaaaaacagaacttcatatctggtacagaaacctttgtttgcaattacagagatcagatgtttcctgtagttcttgaccaggtttgcacacactgcagcagggattttggcccactcctccatacagatcttctccagatccttcaggtttcggggctgtcgttgggcaatacggactttcagctccctccaaagattttctatgggttcaggtctggagactggctaggctACTCCAGGACCTcgagatgcttcttacggagccactccttagttgccctggctgtgtgttttgggtcgttgtcatgctggaagacccagccacgagccatcttcaatgcttttactgagggaaggaggttgttgtccaAGAACTtgcgatacatggccccatccatcctcccctcaatacggtgcagtcgtcttttcccctttgcagaaaagcatccccaaagaatgacgTTTAtacacctccatgcttcacggttgggatggtgttcttggggttgtactcatccttgttcttcctccaaacacggcgagtaGAGTtcagaccaaaaagctctattattgtctcatcagaccacatgaccttctcccattcctcctctggatcatccagatggtcattggcaaacttcagatgggccaggacatgcgctggcttgagcaggggaACTTTGCGTGCGCTGCaagattttaatccatgacggtatagtgtgttactaatggttttctttgagactgtggtcccagctctcttcaggtcattgaccaggtcctgccgtgtagttttgggctgatccctcaccttcctcatgatcattgatgtcccacgaggtgagatcttgcatggagccccagaccgagggagattgaccgtcatcttgaacttcttccattttctaataattgcgccaacagttgttgccttctcaccaagcaattttatccctgatgtccttacacagctctctggtcttggccattgtggagaggtgggagtctgtttgattgagtgtgtggacaggtctcttttatacaggtaacaagttcaaacaggtgcagttaatacaagtaatgagtggagaacaggagggcttcttaaagaaaaactagcaggtctgtgagagctGGAATTCTTACTGActggtaggtgatcaaatacttatgtcatgcaataaaatgcaaattagtcatttaaaaatcatacaatgtgattttctggatttttgttttgcattccgtctctcacagttgaagtgtacctatgataaaaattacagacctctacatgctttgtaagtgggaaaacctgcaaaatcggcagtgtatcaaatacttgttctccccactgtatatcagaaaatagttaaaaatggccttcagatttttctttaaatagctAACTTTGTCAAATAAATGGTCAAAACCGTCACTTTATAAATGTACTATCCtgtaaacacaaagaaaaacagatattGCTTAAAACAGAGAAGCTAAAGCTTTGGGTATCTGAGTTTTCTGACTGGAGATCTTGAACTTCTCTCCAGCCTGTTGTGCTGGGTCTCAATCGGTCAGACTACATGCTGGACCAGGCAGCGGACGGCTCGTCTTCTCTGAAGCAGATCGAGATCAACACCATCGCCGCCAGCTTCGGAGGGCTCTCATCACGCACGCCAGATGTACACCGGTCAGTTATTAGCATTTCATATATAGActgttctttcatttatttaaggaaaacatgtatatgtataaaaaaaatagatagcTCGAAAAATTGCTTCCATAATGACTTTTTTGTAATCcgaatgtttattttttttatatttccacattAATTTGTTTCAGctgacaaaaaaatatgaattaatttATAAATATAGTTAATCCTTtctatatgtatttatttaaagcatttctATATGTtcagtggggcaaaaaagtatttagtcagccaccaattgtgcaagttctcccatttaaaaagatgagagaggcctgtaatttttatcataggtatacctcaactatgagagacagaatgagaaacaaaatccaggaaatcacattgtaggatttttaatgaattcattggtaaattcctcggtaaaataagtatttggtcacctacaaacaagcaagatttctggctctc
The Eleginops maclovinus isolate JMC-PN-2008 ecotype Puerto Natales chromosome 1, JC_Emac_rtc_rv5, whole genome shotgun sequence genome window above contains:
- the zgc:103759 gene encoding U8 snoRNA-decapping enzyme isoform X2, whose translation is MASGQLSRAGALACTGCRHACHVMLYCDTKTQLFGRIPIRHIILMQMRFDGLLGFPGGYVTPSEETLEAGLSRELLEELGVALPILAEDHVDCCQAPASSHSSTSRLITHFYVKKMEEEQIKEVEKEAASTATDHGQEVTCSGNGQSPSLHHEKWGGPCAFSFALIHRQRSLAVGGLSAAPRHDRP
- the zgc:103759 gene encoding U8 snoRNA-decapping enzyme isoform X1, which codes for MASGQLSRAGALACTGCRHACHVMLYCDTKTQLFGRIPIRHIILMQMRFDGLLGFPGGYVTPSEETLEAGLSRELLEELGVALPILAEDHVDCCQAPASSHSSTSRLITHFYVKKMEEEQIKEVEKEAASTATDHGQEVLGMVRVPLYTTKNGGGLAPFLSHSFIGNARSQLVDSLLRLDMIAPEELHKALGHSLKLSTHSGEDLQAALTRTEAKRKRF